Part of the Nicotiana sylvestris chromosome 2, ASM39365v2, whole genome shotgun sequence genome, GAAGTGAGATGAGATGTGCAGAGTCATCCGACTTGTGGAACTGCATGAAATCTGACCTTATTGGATTGTTGTAGTGACTCCATCCAAGCTCAATGAGTATCTTCTCTAGGTCAACATAGGAACTTATCACTTGGTTCTCTGGTAGATACACTAGCACCTTCGGGCGCGCTCCGGGTGCAGTAGCTGTACCACTGCCTACAGAAACGAATACAGAATTTAAAGTAAAGGGACATATCCCGGAGAAGAAAATAGGAAGGTGAGGTGTGACATGAGGAATTAAGCTGTTTTGGTTTGATTTGCATGCTGTAGAAATTCCAATAAGCCTGTTTTGTCTAATATTCCTTGTTGAAACCAATAAATTGTGCTCTAATACTTTCCGTCTTATTTTATGtggtatattttattttttagtttatCCCAAAAAAAATAACATATTCTTACATATCCAGAAATAGTTTAACTCTAAAGTTCGCATTTAAccttaatgagatgatttaaAGTCCATAGGATAAATCAATGCAATTTTGGAGGAATCGATGAGAGGACATCAATTCAAATCCCGAATTTTCGAATTGAGAGAGATCAAGAATTCTCACCATTTCTTAGATTCATGGACCCAATTCAATTCAGTGGGATCCTTCATTAATATTTTTTCCACCAAGAATATTTTCTAAAATTCTTGACCCCCGAATTGGGAGTATCTTACTTTCACTCAATTCATAAGTTTCAAAAAGCAATCAATATTTCACGATCAAGGGTGTAATACTCTTGGTAGTAGCCGTCAGCCACACAAATATCTATGATTAATTTCAGACAACAAGTTTCAAAAATTTCCTTTTTTAAACTTTGCGCCCA contains:
- the LOC104213325 gene encoding flowering-promoting factor 1-like protein 1 isoform X3; this encodes MSGVWIFDKKGVARLITNPTRESFELMQPTYPGSGTATAPGARPKVLVYLPENQVISSYVDLEKILIELGWSHYNNPIRFRYF